The Rhodospirillaceae bacterium genome has a segment encoding these proteins:
- a CDS encoding amino acid ABC transporter permease, with product MSFDIDIVFRYGPLLLSGLWATVYICALASLLAVAAGLAAALLYGLPFRLLKLSCRAYIEVMRGTPILILLFIIYYGGPSVGLTLEAETVGIVGLGLYGGGYFAEIFRAGFQSIPPGQIEAARMLGIPRRAIIVRIQIPQMLTLIIPPSTNQVIILVKESALLSIITVAELTKNTTQMVNETFAVVEPYVAVALLYWLIVEAIALAGGRLERRFGHAS from the coding sequence GTGTCGTTCGACATCGACATCGTGTTTCGTTACGGGCCGCTGTTGCTGTCGGGATTATGGGCGACAGTCTATATCTGCGCGCTGGCATCGCTTCTGGCCGTTGCCGCCGGTCTTGCGGCTGCGCTGCTCTACGGCCTGCCGTTCCGTCTCCTGAAACTTTCGTGCCGGGCCTACATCGAGGTCATGCGCGGAACCCCGATCCTGATCCTGCTGTTCATAATTTACTATGGCGGCCCCTCGGTCGGCTTGACCCTAGAGGCAGAAACGGTCGGGATCGTCGGTCTCGGACTTTACGGCGGCGGCTATTTCGCGGAAATCTTCCGGGCCGGGTTCCAGTCCATCCCGCCCGGGCAAATCGAAGCTGCGCGCATGCTCGGTATCCCGCGCCGGGCGATCATCGTCCGCATTCAGATCCCGCAGATGCTGACGCTGATCATCCCGCCATCCACCAACCAGGTGATTATCCTGGTCAAGGAATCGGCGCTCCTGTCTATCATCACGGTCGCCGAGTTGACGAAAAACACGACGCAGATGGTCAACGAAACTTTTGCCGTGGTCGAACCGTATGTCGCGGTCGCCCTGCTCTATTGGCTGATCGTCGAGGCCATCGCGCTTGCGGGCGGAAGGCTCGAACGCCGGTTCGGGCACGCATCATGA
- a CDS encoding amino acid ABC transporter permease produces MDFLGVISNHYNAFLAGAVMTAVVSAVCIAAGMILGLWLSFGLISQNRPIRRASAAYRSFWRGTPILVQLLIVFYLLPTIGVDVPPIAAAIIALTMNTAAFQAEIFRGGLLSIPSGQVEAARMLGIGILSIRIRILIPQMMRLVLPALINETISILKNSSLISVIAVTELMRTSQQVVSVTYRPLETYMIAAVIYLAMNLVLARAGSWFEKRHAVAAAH; encoded by the coding sequence GTGGATTTTCTCGGCGTCATCTCGAACCACTACAACGCTTTCCTCGCTGGCGCGGTAATGACCGCCGTGGTCTCGGCGGTCTGCATCGCCGCAGGCATGATCCTGGGCCTCTGGCTCAGTTTCGGTCTGATCTCGCAGAACCGGCCGATCCGGCGGGCTTCGGCTGCCTACCGAAGCTTTTGGCGGGGAACGCCCATCCTTGTGCAGCTCCTGATCGTCTTCTACCTGCTGCCTACGATCGGCGTGGATGTGCCGCCGATCGCTGCGGCCATCATCGCACTGACCATGAACACGGCGGCGTTTCAGGCCGAGATCTTCCGGGGCGGCCTCCTGTCCATCCCGTCCGGCCAGGTCGAGGCCGCGCGCATGCTCGGGATCGGAATCCTGTCCATCAGGATCAGAATTCTGATTCCGCAGATGATGCGTCTGGTTCTGCCGGCGCTTATCAACGAAACAATCAGCATCCTCAAGAACTCGTCCCTGATCTCGGTGATCGCGGTGACCGAACTCATGCGCACGAGCCAGCAGGTTGTCTCGGTCACTTACCGGCCCCTGGAAACCTATATGATCGCCGCGGTCATCTACCTTGCCATGAATCTGGTTCTGGCCCGCGCCGGGTCCTGGTTCGAGAAGCGCCACGCGGTCGCGGCGGCGCACTAG